From a single Solenopsis invicta isolate M01_SB chromosome 6, UNIL_Sinv_3.0, whole genome shotgun sequence genomic region:
- the LOC105196541 gene encoding oligosaccharyltransferase complex subunit OSTC, with protein MECIYRLPFLILEVPNLKLKRPSWFVKPSAMVVFSFILLSYFLVTGGIIYDVIVEPPSVGSTTDEHGHTRPVAFMPYRVNGQYIMEGLASSFLFTMGGLGFIILDQTHGPSTPKLNRVLLICVGFLSVLVSFTACWIFMKMKLPGYLQS; from the exons ATGGAGTGCATTTACAGGTTACCGTTTTTAATCTTGGAAGTGCCTAACTTGAAACTGAAAAGACCGTCCTGGTTTGTCAAGCCTAGCGCTATGGTAGTCTTCTCCTTCATTCTGCTATCATACTTCTTGGTGACAGGAG gaATTATATACGATGTAATTGTTGAGCCACCCAGTGTAGGGTCTACGACGGACGAACACGGTCATACGAGACCT GTAGCGTTTATGCCCTATCGTGTAAACGGACAGTACATTATGGAGGGTTTGGCGTCCAGTTTCTTGTTCACAATGGGAGGCTTGGGCTTCATCATCCTAGATCAGACACACGGTCCATCGACACCAAAGCTTAACAGAGTTCTCTTGATATGCGTCGGATTTCTCAGCGTACTAGTGTCGTTTACAGCATGCTGGATATTCATGAAGATGAAACTTCc TGGGTATCTACAGTCTTAA